The Brassica oleracea var. oleracea cultivar TO1000 chromosome C6, BOL, whole genome shotgun sequence genome includes a region encoding these proteins:
- the LOC106296226 gene encoding endoglucanase 9: protein MTSLFFLVLLSSPLLTRNVEANPNYREALSKSLLFFQGQRSGRLPRDQQVSWRASSGLSDGSTAHVDLTGGYYDAGDNIKFNFPMAFTTTMLSWSTLEYGKRMGPELKNARENIRWGTDYLLKCARATPGKLYVGVGDPNVDHKCWERPEDMDTPRTVYSVSSSNPGSDVAAETAAALAAASMVFRKADPKYSRLLLATAKNVMQFAIQYRGAYSDSLSSSVCPFYCSYSGYKDELMWGAAWLLRATNNPYYENLIKSLGGGDQPDIFSWDNKYAGAYVLLSRRALLNKDSNFEQYKQSAENFMCKILPNSPSSSTQYTQGGLMYKLPQSNLQYVTAITFLLTTYAKYMKSTKHTFTCGNSVIVPDALISISKQQVDYILGENPIKMSYMVGFGRSFPKRIHHRASSLPSHALLSKPLGCNGGFQSFYSQNPNPNVLTGAIVGGPNQSDGYPDQRDDYSHSEPATYINAAFVGPLAYFSSGRSA, encoded by the exons ATGACTTCTCTGTTCTTCTTAGTTCTCCTTTCCTCGCCTCTTCTCACGAGAAATGTTGAAGCTAATCCAAATTACAGAGAAGCTCTCTCCAAGTCATTGCTCTTCTTCCAAGGTCAGCGATCTGGTCGTCTCCCTAGAGACCAACAAGTCTCCTGGAGGGCTAGCTCCGGCCTTTCTGATGGTTCAACCGCTCAT GTGGACTTAACTGGTGGGTATTACGATGCGGGAGACAACATCAAGTTCAATTTCCCAATGGCGTTTACCACCACGATGCTTTCATGGAGCACGCTTGAGTACGGTAAGCGGATGGGTCCTGAGCTCAAAAACGCACGTGAGAACATCCGTTGGGGCACAGATTATCTCCTGAAATGTGCTAGAGCCACTCCGGGGAAGCTCTATGTCGGGGTAGGAGATCCTAACGTTGATCACAAATGCTGGGAACGGCCTGAGGACATGGACACGCCTCGTACAGTCTACTCTGTTTCCTCTTCCAACCCTGGCTCTGACGTAGCTGCTGAAACCGCAGCAGCTCTGGCTGCTGCTTCTATGGTTTTCAGGAAAGCTGATCCTAAGTATTCCCGTTTGCTGCTGGCAACAGCTAAGAACGTGATGCAGTTTGCTATTCAGTACAGAGGCGCTTACAGTGATTCCCTCTCTTCATCCGTCTGTCCTTTCTACTGCTCTTACTCTGGTTACAAG GACGAGCTGATGTGGGGTGCGGCCTGGCTACTGAGAGCAACCAACAACCCGTATTACGAAAACTTAATCAAATCACTAGGAGGTGGAGATCAGCCTGATATCTTCAGCTGGGACAACAAATACGCTGGCGCCTATGTTCTTCTCTCACGG AGAGCATTGCTTAACAAAGACAGCAACTTTGAACAATACAAACAATCAGCTGAGAACTTCATGTGCAAGATCCTCCCAAACTCTCCCTCCTCCTCTACACAATACACTCAAG GGGGACTAATGTACAAGCTACCACAGAGCAACCTCCAATACGTAACGGCCATCACATTCCTCCTCACAACCTACGCCAAATACATGAAATCAACAAAACACACATTCACCTGCGGAAACTCCGTCATCGTCCCCGACGCGTTGATCAGCATATCGAAGCAACAGGTCGATTACATACTCGGAGAGAATCCGATCAAGATGTCGTACATGGTTGGATTCGGACGCAGCTTCCCGAAGAGGATCCACCACAGAGCGTCGTCTCTCCCTTCGCACGCGCTTCTCTCGAAACCTTTGGGATGCAACGGCGGATTCCAATCGTTCTACAGTCAGAACCCTAACCCTAACGTTCTCACGGGAGCGATCGTCGGAGGGCCGAATCAGAGCGACGGGTATCCGGATCAGAGGGATGATTATAGTCACTCCGAGCCGGCGACTTACATCAACGCGGCGTTCGTCGGGCCGTTGGCGTACTTCTCCTCCGGTAGATCGGCTTGA